One genomic window of Paenibacillus xylanilyticus includes the following:
- a CDS encoding PocR ligand-binding domain-containing protein, with protein sequence MIKEYLHINKILDLNKWKRLQDSLANVTKLAILTVDYKGIPVTSHSSCQAFCQNVRKDPKLLPYCQKCDSRGGLEAVRVNEPYVYLCHFNIIDIAIPITIDGKYIGAVMAGQVKLADPDKGTHLEQIVSSKNVPMHEAKLQELQDDYDQLPVMTYEEIVKISNMLSLLCNYIVEEALNKNLLVEMFEKASGSQESVNLSTILPGYSIRNIESIKKEMTNAIADAYLKNSPSDNACTSPALQPAFEYIHSHKSEQVTLKHMADLCHLSPSYFSRLFAKETGENFTTYLAKLKIKWAKQLLEVTDMPISQISDELGFNESGYFIKIFKKFEEITPALYRKYIQEQSVT encoded by the coding sequence ATGATTAAAGAATACTTGCACATTAATAAAATCCTCGACCTAAATAAATGGAAGCGTCTACAGGATTCACTGGCGAATGTAACCAAACTGGCCATCCTGACCGTCGACTACAAAGGTATTCCAGTGACCAGCCACAGCAGCTGCCAAGCGTTCTGCCAAAATGTACGCAAAGATCCCAAACTTCTTCCCTACTGCCAAAAGTGCGATTCGCGCGGCGGGCTGGAAGCGGTTCGGGTGAATGAACCTTATGTATACTTGTGTCATTTCAATATTATTGATATCGCCATTCCCATCACCATCGATGGGAAATACATTGGAGCCGTGATGGCAGGGCAAGTTAAACTTGCAGATCCGGACAAAGGTACCCATCTGGAACAGATCGTCTCTTCCAAAAATGTACCCATGCATGAAGCGAAGCTGCAGGAACTGCAAGACGATTATGATCAGCTGCCTGTCATGACCTATGAAGAGATTGTGAAAATATCCAATATGCTGTCCCTGCTGTGCAACTATATTGTAGAGGAAGCTCTCAATAAAAATTTGCTGGTGGAGATGTTCGAGAAGGCTTCGGGCTCTCAGGAATCCGTTAATCTATCCACAATTTTACCTGGGTACTCCATTCGCAATATTGAATCCATCAAAAAGGAAATGACCAATGCGATTGCGGATGCCTATCTCAAAAACAGTCCAAGCGATAATGCATGTACCAGCCCTGCGTTACAGCCTGCTTTTGAATATATCCACAGTCACAAGAGTGAGCAGGTGACATTGAAACATATGGCAGATCTATGCCACCTTAGTCCAAGCTATTTCAGCAGACTGTTTGCCAAGGAAACCGGTGAGAATTTCACAACCTATCTGGCCAAGCTCAAAATCAAATGGGCCAAGCAATTGCTGGAGGTTACCGACATGCCGATCTCACAGATCAGTGATGAGCTGGGGTTTAACGAATCCGGGTACTTTATCAAAATTTTCAAAAAATTCGAAGAGATCACACCAGCCCTTTATCGCAAATACATTCAAGAGCAATCTGTCACCTAG
- a CDS encoding glycerol dehydrogenase, which translates to MRKAFISPTKYVQGEDELLNLGYFVKSFGDSALLIAHPDDVQRVKAKLDATAEKFNITFVESGFRGECSRQEVARLQEIAKEKGCTCTIGLGGGKAIDAAKCVAEGEALIICPTIAATDAPTSHSAVLYTPEGSFDDYAYFKQSPSVVLVDTTVIANAPTRFLVSGMGDALSTYFEARATAKSYSRVNASLPMGSREGYTPSAVGTNAALALAKLCYEMLLTDGAKAKVASDSNVVTQALENIVETNILLSGLGFESGGLAAAHAIHNGLTVLEGTHHFFHGEKVSFGTIAQLVLENAPTEELHEVMDFCLEVGLPVSLADIGVDTITQEELLKVAEIACIPEESIHAMPFPITVPEVAAAIAAADRMGREYKARREAK; encoded by the coding sequence ATGAGAAAAGCATTTATCAGTCCAACCAAATATGTGCAAGGCGAAGATGAACTGTTGAACCTTGGTTACTTTGTGAAATCCTTTGGAGATTCCGCTTTATTGATCGCACATCCGGATGATGTACAACGGGTCAAGGCGAAGCTTGATGCAACAGCAGAAAAGTTCAATATTACCTTTGTTGAAAGCGGTTTTAGAGGGGAGTGCTCCCGTCAGGAAGTGGCTCGTCTGCAGGAAATTGCGAAGGAAAAAGGATGCACCTGCACTATCGGCCTGGGAGGCGGTAAAGCCATTGATGCAGCCAAATGTGTAGCGGAAGGCGAAGCGTTGATCATTTGCCCAACCATTGCTGCTACCGATGCGCCAACAAGTCACTCGGCGGTATTGTATACACCGGAAGGATCTTTTGATGACTACGCGTATTTCAAACAAAGTCCAAGCGTCGTGCTGGTGGATACAACCGTAATCGCTAACGCACCAACACGCTTCCTCGTATCCGGTATGGGAGACGCACTCTCTACGTACTTCGAAGCAAGAGCAACAGCGAAATCGTATTCTCGTGTAAACGCAAGTCTGCCAATGGGATCCCGCGAAGGATATACTCCGTCTGCTGTAGGTACGAATGCAGCACTGGCGCTGGCAAAATTGTGTTATGAAATGCTGCTGACGGACGGAGCAAAAGCAAAAGTAGCCAGCGACAGCAACGTTGTAACACAAGCGCTGGAAAATATCGTTGAGACCAACATTCTGCTGTCAGGTCTTGGATTCGAAAGTGGCGGTCTGGCCGCTGCACATGCTATCCACAACGGATTGACGGTTCTGGAGGGTACACACCACTTCTTCCACGGTGAAAAAGTATCCTTCGGTACGATTGCACAGCTCGTCCTTGAAAATGCACCAACCGAGGAGCTGCATGAAGTCATGGACTTCTGCCTCGAGGTGGGACTGCCTGTAAGTTTGGCGGATATCGGTGTAGATACCATTACTCAAGAAGAGCTGCTGAAAGTGGCAGAGATCGCATGTATTCCGGAAGAATCCATTCACGCTATGCCATTCCCGATCACTGTTCCTGAAGTGGCTGCTGCCATTGCAGCGGCTGACCGTATGGGTCGGGAATACAAAGCTCGCCGGGAGGCAAAGTAA